A single Candidatus Tectomicrobia bacterium DNA region contains:
- the hscA gene encoding Fe-S protein assembly chaperone HscA, producing MTEIVGIDLGTTNSLVAAMRDGRPRVLAPPEERALVPSVVSFRPDRVLVGDRAQADRVSNSRHTVFSIKRFMGRGYRDIEEDLRHMPFEVDPAHQEVAHVRARGRSYSPPEISALILRELKARAERALGRPVTRAVVTVPAYFNDAQRQATKDAGRLAGLDVLRIVNEPTAASLAYGLHDRDRGVIAVYDLGGGTFDISILRVKDGIFEVLATGGDTRLGGDDFDRALADWARARAREEAGLDLGASPERVGELTVLCEAAKRGLSERASALFALEIGGPEPLSWRREITRAEFEEIIRPIAARTLPPCRRALEDAGLRAQDVDEVVLVGGSTRIPLVRRMVRELFGQEPRCEINPDEVVALGAAVQADILAGGTRDMLLLDVTPLSLGIETVGGAMAWILPRNTTIPATAREAFTTFKDNQTGVDIHVLQGERELVKDNRSLARFRLRIEPAPAGVARVEVTFLIDANGILNVTARDLRTGKAASVEVQPSYGLTDEEVERMLMESFEHAEEDVRARQLLEARNEAEAILGATHRALGEYGEDGVPEPERAAIARAVAELEGAVRGEDHLRIRERVDALNEVTMPLAERMMDGVLKAALQNKRVSEAMKE from the coding sequence GTGACCGAGATCGTCGGAATCGACCTGGGAACCACCAACAGCCTGGTCGCCGCCATGCGGGACGGCAGGCCCCGCGTGCTGGCGCCCCCGGAAGAGCGCGCCCTCGTGCCCTCGGTGGTGAGCTTCCGGCCGGACCGCGTCCTCGTGGGGGACCGGGCCCAGGCCGACCGCGTCTCGAACAGCCGGCACACCGTCTTCTCCATCAAGCGCTTCATGGGCCGGGGCTACCGCGACATCGAGGAAGACCTCCGCCACATGCCCTTCGAGGTGGACCCCGCGCACCAGGAGGTGGCCCACGTGAGGGCGCGCGGGCGCTCCTACAGCCCGCCCGAGATCAGCGCCCTGATCCTTCGCGAGCTCAAGGCGCGGGCCGAGCGCGCGCTGGGCCGGCCCGTGACGCGGGCGGTCGTCACCGTCCCCGCCTACTTCAACGACGCCCAGCGCCAAGCCACCAAGGACGCCGGCCGGCTCGCGGGCCTCGATGTCCTCCGCATCGTGAACGAGCCCACGGCCGCCTCCCTCGCCTACGGGCTCCACGACCGCGACCGGGGCGTCATCGCGGTCTACGACCTGGGCGGGGGCACCTTCGACATCTCCATCCTGCGGGTGAAGGACGGCATCTTCGAGGTCCTCGCGACCGGGGGCGACACCCGCCTGGGCGGGGACGACTTCGACCGGGCCCTCGCGGACTGGGCGCGCGCCCGGGCGCGGGAGGAGGCGGGCCTGGACCTCGGCGCGAGCCCCGAGCGGGTGGGGGAGCTGACCGTTCTCTGCGAGGCGGCGAAGCGGGGGCTCTCCGAGCGCGCGTCGGCCCTCTTCGCCCTCGAGATCGGAGGCCCCGAGCCCCTCTCCTGGCGGCGGGAGATCACGCGGGCCGAGTTCGAGGAGATCATCCGGCCCATCGCGGCCCGCACCCTTCCGCCCTGCCGTCGAGCCCTCGAGGACGCCGGGCTCCGGGCCCAGGACGTGGACGAGGTGGTGCTCGTCGGGGGCTCGACGCGCATCCCGCTCGTGCGGCGCATGGTGCGGGAGCTCTTCGGGCAGGAGCCCCGCTGCGAGATCAACCCCGACGAGGTGGTGGCCCTGGGGGCGGCCGTCCAGGCGGACATCCTGGCCGGGGGCACCCGGGACATGCTCCTCCTCGACGTGACGCCCCTCTCCCTCGGCATCGAGACGGTGGGGGGCGCGATGGCGTGGATCCTCCCGCGCAACACCACCATCCCCGCCACCGCGCGGGAGGCGTTCACCACCTTCAAGGACAACCAGACCGGGGTGGACATCCACGTGCTCCAGGGCGAGCGCGAGCTGGTGAAGGACAACCGCTCCCTCGCGCGCTTCCGGCTCCGCATCGAGCCCGCCCCCGCCGGGGTGGCGCGGGTCGAGGTGACGTTCCTCATCGACGCGAACGGCATCCTCAACGTCACAGCGCGCGACCTGCGCACCGGCAAGGCCGCCTCGGTCGAGGTGCAGCCCTCCTACGGCCTCACCGACGAGGAGGTGGAGCGCATGCTCATGGAGTCGTTCGAGCACGCCGAGGAGGACGTTCGGGCCCGCCAGCTCCTCGAGGCGCGCAACGAGGCCGAAGCCATCCTGGGCGCCACCCACCGGGCGCTCGGGGAGTACGGCGAGGACGGGGTGCCGGAGCCCGAGCGCGCCGCCATCGCCCGGGCCGTGGCCGAGCTCGAGGGGGCCGTCCGGGGGGAGGATCACCTGAGGATCCGCGAGCGGGTGGACGCCCTGAACGAGGTGACCATGCCCCTCGCCGAGCGGATGATGGACGGCGTCCTCAAGGCGGCGCTCCAGAACAAGCGCGTCAGCGAGGCGATGAAGGAGTAG
- the hscB gene encoding Fe-S protein assembly co-chaperone HscB yields the protein MGETMHEALTDEKEFALLGEGGEVRRIPAEVSHFGLFGLPPKVSLDERALEARYHALSRRLHPDFFMNAPVGERIRSLEASARLNEAYKILRDPVRRAVYLVERASGKLAENDARPPADLLEQILEAQEAAAELRCGCEGEEAEELRGRIQAARECFEALRAGQRKALEDLGAQWDRAVDEGRTVPEDALRRLRSVLSQRNYIENTLRSLREALETAS from the coding sequence ATGGGTGAGACGATGCACGAGGCCCTGACGGACGAGAAGGAGTTCGCCCTCCTCGGGGAGGGCGGCGAGGTCCGCCGCATCCCGGCGGAGGTGAGCCACTTCGGCCTCTTCGGCCTCCCTCCCAAGGTCTCGCTCGACGAGCGCGCGCTCGAGGCTCGCTACCACGCCCTGAGCCGCCGCCTCCACCCCGACTTCTTCATGAACGCCCCGGTCGGGGAGCGCATCCGCAGCTTGGAGGCCTCGGCCCGCCTGAACGAGGCCTACAAGATACTCAGGGACCCCGTCCGCCGCGCCGTCTACCTGGTCGAGCGCGCGAGCGGCAAGCTGGCCGAGAACGACGCCCGGCCCCCGGCCGATCTCCTCGAGCAGATCCTCGAGGCCCAGGAGGCCGCCGCCGAGTTGCGCTGCGGCTGCGAGGGGGAGGAGGCCGAGGAGCTGCGCGGGCGCATCCAGGCGGCGCGGGAGTGCTTCGAGGCCCTGCGCGCCGGCCAGCGGAAGGCGCTCGAGGACCTGGGGGCGCAGTGGGACCGCGCCGTGGACGAGGGGCGGACGGTGCCCGAGGATGCCCTCCGGCGCCTGCGCTCCGTCCTCAGCCAGCGCAACTACATCGAGAACACCCTCCGCAGCCTGCGGGAAGCCCTGGAAACGGCATCGTGA